A genome region from Mugil cephalus isolate CIBA_MC_2020 chromosome 13, CIBA_Mcephalus_1.1, whole genome shotgun sequence includes the following:
- the nkx2.3 gene encoding homeobox protein Nkx-2.3, with the protein MIPSPVITSSTTPFSVKDILKLELQQQSQQHQLQFISCFGLSGALSQTGAFPNKSLRSHSPPSCMLAGRDSPSPISSCLSESDERMSYLNTLAVQDRLAESGLPVEVFSNPGQNHSGDLVLEQEDQDSKSCGALRDECEDPEVEKPTTKQQRTRRKPRVLFSQAQVFELERRFKQQRYLSAPEREHLASSLKLTSTQVKIWFQNRRYKCKRQRQDKTLEIAGHHRHHHHHPPPPPRRVAVPVLVRDGRPCLTGSQNYNTPYTVGPPNPYSYNGYPSYSYNNSVYTNTYSCTYSSLPALPPSNTTNAFMNMNLGNLGAQAQSQAPQGPVVTPCQGTLQGIRAW; encoded by the exons ATGATTCCCAGTCCGGTCATAACTTCTTCTACCACGCCTTTTTCTGTGAAGGACATTCTGAAGttagagctgcagcagcagtctCAGCAGCACCAGCTCCAGTTCATCTCCTGCTTCGGTCTCTCTGGCGCGCTGTCACAAACAGGAGCTTTCCCAAATAAATCGCTCCGCTCTCATTCGCCGCCCTCCTGCATGCTGGCGGGCAGAGACAGCCCGAGTCCCATCAGCTCTTGCCTCTCGGAGAGCGACGAGAGAATGTCGTACCTCAACACGCTGGCCGTGCAGGACCGGCTGGCGGAGTCTGGTCTACCGGTGGAAGTGTTCAGCAACCCGGGGCAGAATCACTCTGGAGACCTCGTGCTGGAGCAGGAGGACCAAGACAGCA AGAGCTGCGGTGCGTTGCGGGATGAGTGCGAGGACCCAGAGGTGGAGAAGCCCACCACCAAGCAGCAGAGGACCAGGAGGAAACCCCGCGTCCTCTTTTCCCAGGCTCAGGTGTTTGAGCTGGAGCGACGCTTCAAGCAGCAGCGTTATCTATCCGCCCCGGAGAGAGAACACCTAGCCAGCTCCCTGAAACTCACCTCCACCCAGGTCAAGATCTGGTTCCAGAACAGGAGGTACAAATGCAAGAGGCAGCGTCAGGACAAGACTCTGGAGATTGCAGGCCATCACcgtcatcaccaccaccacccaccgccgccgccaAGGAGGGTGGCCGTGCCTGTTCTGGTCCGAGACGGGAGGCCTTGTCTGACTGGATCCCAGAACTATAACACTCCTTACACAGTCGGACCACCAAACCCATACAGCTATAACGGCTACCCATCATACAGCTACAACAACTCGGTGTATACTAACACTTACTCTTGTACTTATTCTAGTTTACCTGCTCTTCCTCCGAGCAACACCACTAACGCTTTCATGAACATGAATTTGGGAAACCTTGGCGCACAGGCGCAAAGCCAGGCACCCCAAGGACCAGTGGTCACACCCTGCCAAGGAACCCTGCAGGGCATCCGAGCATGGTAG
- the got1 gene encoding aspartate aminotransferase, cytoplasmic has product MSVFGEVPQAAPVAVFKLSQDFNNDQFPNKVNLGVGAYRTDEGKPWVLPVVKKVEKVIVHDDQLNHEYLPILGLPEFRSLASKIALGEDSPAIRENRVGAVQCLGGTGALKMGAEFLRRFHNGNNNTKTPIYVSAPTWENHNAVFSNAGFEDVRPYKYWDAEKRGLDLAGFLGDLESCPEHSVFVLHACAHNPTGTDPTQEQWKQIANVMKRRNLFVFFDSAYQGFASGNLEKDAWAVRYFVSMGFEMFCAQSFSKNFGLYNERVGNLTVVARDADNLKRVLSQMEKIVRTTWSNPPSQGARIVAVTLNSPELFAEWKDNVKTMADRVLLMRAQLKAKLQALGTPGTWDHITDQIGMFSFTGLNPKQVEYLVKEKHIYLMASGRINMCGLTTKNIDYVAESIHEAVTKVQ; this is encoded by the exons ATGTCAGTGTTTGGTGAGGTCCCCCAGGCGGCCCCTGTGGCCGTCTTCAAGCTGTCGCAGGACTTCAACAACGACCAGTTCCCCAATAAGGTGAACCTCGGAGTGGGAG CCTACAGGACGGACGAAGGCAAGCCCTGGGTTTTGCCCGTGGTGAAAAAGGTGGAGAAGGTGATTGTGCACGATGACCAGCTAAACCACGAGTACCTGCCCATCCTGGGTCTACCTGAGTTCAGATCCTTGGCCTCCAAGATCGCACTGGGAGAAGACAGTCCTGCCATCCGGGAGAACAGG GTGGGGGCTGTCCAGTGTCTGGGTGGGACAGGTGCTTTGAAGATGGGTGCGGAGTTTCTTAGGCGATTCCACAACGGAAACAACAACACTAAAACGCCCATCTACGTGTCTGCACCTACCTGGg AAAATCACAACGCTGTATTCAGCAACGCCGGCTTTGAGGACGTCCGTCCATACAAGTACTGGGACGCAGAGAAGAGGGGCCTCGATCTGGCCGGTTTCCTTGGGGACTTAGAA AGTTGTCCAGAGCACTCAGTCTTTGTCCTGCATGCCTGCGCCCATAATCCAACGGGCACGGACCCAACACAGGAGCAATGGAAGCAAATCGCGAACGTTATGAAg AGGAGGAACCTGTTCGTGTTCTTTGACTCAGCCTATCAAGGATTCGCCTCGGGCAACCTGGAGAAGGATGCCTGGGCGGTGCGCTACTTTGTCTCCATGGGCTTTGAAATGTTCTGTGCTCAGTCGTTCTCCAAGAACTTCGGCCTTTATA ATGAACGCGTGGGAAACCTGACAGTCGTGGCTCGTGACGCAGACAACCTGAAGAGAGTTCTGTCTCAGATGGAGAAGATTGTCAGGACAACCTGGTCCAACCCGCCGTCTCAGGGAGCCCGCATCGTTGCGGTCACTCTTAACTCACCCGAGCTCTTCGCTGAATG GAAGGACAACGTGAAGACCATGGCTGACAGGGTCTTGCTGATGCGGGCTCAGCTGAAAGCTAAGCTCCAAGCTCTGGGGACACCGGGGACCTGGGACCACATCACAGACCAGATCGGCATGTTCAGCTTCACGGGCCTCAACC cCAAACAAGTGGAGTATTTAGTGAAGGAGAAACACATCTACTTGATGGCCAGCGGCCGCATCAACATGTGTGGTTTGACCACCAAGAACATCGACTACGTGGCCGAGTCCATCCATGAGGCCGTCACCAAGGTCCAGTAG